The Limanda limanda chromosome 20, fLimLim1.1, whole genome shotgun sequence genome has a segment encoding these proteins:
- the pdia4 gene encoding protein disulfide-isomerase A4, whose translation MRKVALLLLLLLGVSLFVTVSRCEEDATEEKEEADEEDSDDDEEDEDEDDTVVKEENGVLILNDNNYDTFIEGKDTVLVEFYAPWCGHCKSFAPEYEKIAQTLKENDPPIHVAKVDATIASGLATRFEVSGYPTIKILKNGEAVDYEGDRTQKAIVDRVTEVAQPGWKPPPEATLVLTNDNFDETVNNADIILVEFYAPWCGHCKRLAPEYEKAAKELSQRSPPIPLAKVDATVESEVATRFGVTGYPSLKIFRKGKVFDYNGPRENYGIVEYMGEQAGPPSKQVQAGKQVQELIKDGDDGVIVGVFSSDEDAAYEIYIEACNALREDFTFRHTFSSEVAKLLKASPGQVVITQPEKFRSKYEPASHTLAVEESTSVSEVQEFFKKHVIPLVGHRKPSNDAKRYTKRPLVVVYYGIDFSFDYRKATQFWRSKVLDVAKAFPEYTFAIADEEDYAEELKSLGLSDSGEEVNVGILADGGKKFAMEPEEFDSEVLHDFVIAFKKGKLKPIIKSQPVPKNNKGPVKVVVGKTFDEIVMDTKKDVLIEFYAPWCGHCKKLEPDYLALGKKYKGEKDLVIAKMDASANDVPNESYKTEGFPTIYFAPSNNKQSPVKLEGGDRTVEALSKFVEKHATKLSQQRDEL comes from the exons ATGAGGAAGgtcgctctgctgctgctgctgctcctcggaGTCTCTCTCTTTGTGACCGTCAGCCGATGTGAAGAAG ATGctacagaggagaaggaggaggctgatgaagaggacagtgatgatgatgaggaagatgaggatgaagatgacaCGGTGGTGAAAGAAGAGAACGGGGTGCTGATTCTCAACGACAACAACTACGACACGTTCATAGAAGGGAAAGACACTGTTTTAGTTGAGTTCTATGCTCCATG GTGCGGCCATTGCAAATCGTTTGCCCCAGAGTATGAAAAAATCGCTCAGACTCTCAAGGAGAACGACCCTCCGATACACGTAGCCAAAGTGGACGCTACGATAGCCAGCGGGTTGGCCACCCGGTTCGAGGTGTCGGGCTATCCCACTATCAAGATCCTGAAAaatggagaggcggtggactacgAAGGAGACAGGACGCAGAAAG CGATTGTGGATCGGGTGACAGAGGTAGCTCAGCCAGGCTGGAAGCCTCCACCTGAGGCCACACTAGTGCTGACCAATGACAACTTTGATGAGACGGTGAACAACGCAGACATCATCCTGGTGGAGTTCTACGCCCCATG GTGTGGACACTGTAAGCGTTTGGCTCCAGAGTACGAGAAGGCGGCCAAGGAGCTGAGCCAGCGCTCTCCTCCCATTCCTCTGGCTAAGGTGGACGCCACCGTCGAGAGCGAGGTCGCCACACGCTTTGGAGTTACGGGGTATCCCAGCCTCAAGATCTTCAGGAAGGGCAAGGTGTTTGACTACAACGGACCCAGAGAGAATTATG GCATTGTTGAATACATGGGTGAGCAGGCGGGACCTCCCTCCAAACAGGTCCAGGCAGGAAAGCAGGTGCAGGAGCTCATCAAGGATGGCGACGACGGCGTCATCGTTGGCGTGTTCTCCAGCGACGAGGACGCAGCTTATGAGATCTACATCGAGGCCT GTAACGCTCTCAGGGAAGACTTCACCTTCCGTCACACCTTCAGCTCCGAAGTGGCCAAACTGCTCAAAGCGTCACCGGGTCAGGTCGTCATCACTCAGCCTGAAAAGTTCCGCTCCAAGTATGAGCCAGCGTCACACACGCTCGCAGTCGAG GAATCCACATCCGTGTCAGAGGTGCAGGAGTTCTTCAAAAAGCATGTGATTCCTCTGGTGGGCCACAGGAAACCAAGCAACGATGCTAAACGTTACACCAAACGACCCCTGGTGGTTGTGTACTACGGAATCGACTTCAGCTTCGACTACAGGAAAG CCACTCAGTTCTGGAGGTCCAAGGTGCTTGACGTGGCCAAAGCCTTCCCAGAGTACACGTTTGCCATAGCTGATGAGGAAGACTACGCAGAAGAGCTGAAGAGCCTCGGCCTGAGTGATAGCGGAGAGGAAGTAAACGTGGGAATTCTGGCCGACGGAGGCAAGAAGTTTGCCATGGAGCCCGAGGAGTTCGACTCTGAGGTGCTGCACGACTTTGTTATTGCATTTAAGAAAG GAAAGCTCAAACCCATCATCAAGTCCCAGCCAGTGCCAAAGAACAACAAAGGACCTGTGAAGGTCGTGGTAGGAAAAACCTTTGACGAGATCGTCATGGATACTAAGAAAGACGTCCTGATTGAGTTCTACGCCCCCTGGTGCGGCCACTGCAAGAAACTGGAGCCTGATTATTTGGCTCTGGGCAAAAAGTACAAAGGGGAGAAGGACCTGGTGATCGCCAAGATGGACGCCTCCGCCAACGACGTGCCAAACGAGAGCTACAAAACGGAGGGCTTCCCCACGATATACTTTGCCCCAAGTAACAACAAGCAGAGCCCCGTCAAACTGGAAGGGGGAGACAGAACAGTGGAGGCACTGAGTAAGTTTGTGGAAAAGCACGCCACAAAGCTATCACAGCAGAGAGATGAGCTTTGA
- the LOC133027276 gene encoding polycystin-1-like protein 1, with product MKHLLFLNLELTAEYEQSHESDVDLSSEGHVDNNSRSNMDNDKTQSHTRKITDWRNSTDPDCNHGSGIHEPNLHQHHSDFYCHDGSHPHHSIPIHLLHSPDQSSCRLHLHLLCHLPPTARQYHLTASVLSVRHPSIVLLSTASPQAFKVYEQICAMRPSGSWTSAVRTHVLFSLEVVSLGHYNVTVEALNPVSRASFQTHILVQDPVGELELSVPCVIRTNQRQAVLFRVAAGSNVTVYLLVNATLLYRNSSYATGEEVAAVLLFDHVGTFPFELRAENQVSSRNKSVKVCVEENRKSPPQVTVDPNWEPPTSQVPSLGVSGKWMWIYAVKPAYPTNTDVTFVAVADAPEPVEFMWHFGDSVSVRTTSRTVTKRYNKASRFDVFVVMSAGLASVTSDLLPLVVQRAVKLNRLVHQASVLQNQTVALSCRVNVGTDLTFHWSFGDGSSRLGQSTEQHMFHRTGEFRVEVTASNLVSSASLSSHIFVVERPCQPPPVKNMGPPKLQVRRYEVIRLGVTYETEIDCDTSGGLQYTWTLLDSAGRSVRLPRTDTHRQSLTLQSHLLQYDTYSATARVQVIGSVVYSNYSVRVQVMPSPPVVFIQGGTNVFINSGNATVLTLDGQRSYDPDFPKNLLSYSWTCKPLSSISTSCFNQHVSTSLPVLTVPAGFLKRDFDQFQFTLIVRSGERSASAETFLTVKPNLIGKLSVSCPRCQGDQVNWDQLFSVDTWCEGCDVSLAHIQYSWSLFLVDASSRPVIEVPFCSTMDLGAPSTIIEDQTAETSTLRPSDRSHDTRTDLRTRKIGARRRHLGLTDGEEPSYNSPGEFPSAEPQPSTDYPPLTLDSSGDLYSEQFGQSDIISEFPVDSDPSAEWEFSFPVLEGGDIEDQESDYDVHSPHAEEGDPGSSAGRPTGVDGETFSPGEDAVFDPAEHESEGSNLVVSRPSVLIQEPTLLDLPRDPVAGDVFKSYTYTGISSSTLRVRPFSLRPGSRYMLEVTAKCRNSFVGRTQLFLNTKPAPEGVKCQVQPVGGTELHTHFSIFCTSGKEDLLYEYSFSVGGRPRRVLYQGRDFQYYFSLPAGDASDDYKVTIYTEIRSSTYGTATKPCPVSVRVQPSFLRDTSSHQDPDLELSAAGLRNLSALLQLGNSHEVRNYVSVLTTILNRLSLDAEINTNAQTLIRNVLICTVCELESGTAEQESMFDSICTLKDLLQVSNQVSLASVRHVTLHIQTISDLFLESSAPVRYHLDHETLDTLLVLLSYVLQAAVTDHGNTPETPNKGNITQVLESDPVNTIASPRSCIPASSSDPIRQGGSISAKQRTRLVDDILQTASDLMLKYIFLHKVQQHRVSTGLISLYAANQNQTSPVISSGSTTFYLPPSLIQLLFVHGSGAAESTQQEPCMISVLTTLSLNPYTSGDLQLTGPVVDLSLYKCSGRRKIPVRSLNQPISIELQHPPRNKSSGREYVLLRSQVNYHSFNITREHLQKVIQLSVAFTPPPDRVFPIMLLFRMFERPTPSMHHLHRTHQWESNNIRITLPSSYLNAAGVGHLALLNAHFGKERRHKQLSEEISYSLTVVSSQCLTWDGHQGAWTHLGCRTQQEDTTAAVNCSCHQLRPLTVVQHQIQTRHDTADLDPFLSVSRDLTVLVVMVLCVCLYIPGLVACKRADGVSEKNGRVHYLSDNSPLDPHLYAVTIHTGVCSAASMSAKVYMKLYGEDGSSYTRELQVPGCTLFRRNSKDTFILSAADSLGSVRRLHIWHDGSGPSPDWYLKHVEVSEVTSEHVKGRVWLFVGQCWLAVNKGDGQVERTLCVCTHGIGFAKMLCFKLSDFLADFHIWISVYCCPCPSFFTHTQRLSVCLLLLLGYACVNALIITQIDEQLLMELGILDVSAVSVTTGLLSLVAVLPGATMISFLFRLHEVKLTRSGVQHAKGRKTENADLKDALPPNHSGFHPSWSRLQRWMQETWRKKYQGTNLLPVSNAMLENKEPENQPDVMVRKEDGPAVESSVGLAIWNLSLISKGDNDDRATLGKEIHLSSESSKFCGTQKDVLSVCMREEDQDKKKKEDPQGNRFHVMNKLNRRKVGRGSRWCQSLAWTLCLLLSLSCLVLSAVLGMRFSSSKVLLWIHSLFFSLVSCIFFIQPAAILTVAVIVSFRYRNRTDFHTFSEIKEFEIQLCSHGGANRPEEQFRPPAFPQDTSSYLDKLLAARQRARYLRLVRPPAQAELRRSRGRRRRETLIHDTLRDLCICVSMIALMLCVTYGSSFSHHHHLNKAVRKQFIRNDDNDFMSIKTHEDWWKWTETSLLNLLYKNASTRSEQSHILMGEPILWKSEASSLFQEKVPSATFIPGLLRSFFSRSGASTYPHSIVMVPTATAQETCGRLGCYSGSSTTIGLGHTKSEATSKLNLLQSGGWLGRRTVALKVQFTLYSPAPNLFTSVTLLTEQSCTSVLVPSAKVQSVRVYHTPAVWDYVVMVCQLIFLLLSLLQLCLQVCAVRQQGLMGYWRRPCNWLELTLLIVTLVYYVYYIYHSVIILEAVELLQRHRGHVDVSFLASWEQDVRALRGVTLFLLTLKCLTVLSVSRTLASSAALLTRSLSSLLWPTVSGLILLVALSCAGNLLFAQSHWAFSSIPRSLQTLLCHFWALRPTRSLHRLLSGRDFLYSGAIYLSSTVMWTAVVLGLVSALVRVAKRSQSRRDVFTAAELARYLRRRISEVTGQRELKWIDDHVESRTYYLEEFESLVDELLFRLNALSNCLHHTLPPKHHQDAVEQSPLQEPSNTQDFVRRLVAQETIRSKLEMLQRGGQWRNDHSSDIVLPFDNLQKTGESLEENLNERKLQTFSRGQNCLSLPDSTSLIRIWTEDDLEKQAQSKTRATHTEVVVEVLVHEEPGSSEAEKQEGVAGFQAQTLRSNSNY from the exons ATGAAGCACCTACTTTTCCTCAACCTCGAGCTCACTGCAGAGTACGAGCAAAGCCACGAGAGCGACGTTGACCTCAGCAGCGAAGGACACGTTGACAATAACAGCCGCAGCAACATGGATAATGATAAAACCCAGAGTCATACAAGGAAAATTACAGACTGGAGAAACAGCACTGATCCAGACTGTAACCATGGCAGCGGCATTCATGAGCCAAATCTCCATCAACACCACAgtgatttttattgtcatgatGGCTCCCACCCCCATCACTCCATCCCTatccacctcctccactcccCCGATCAATCCAGCTGCCGcctgcacctccacctcctctgccaCCTCCCCCCCACAGCAAGACAGTATCACCTCACGGCGTCTGtcctctccgttcgtcatcctTCGATAGTGCTGCTCTCCACTGCTTCGCCTCAGGCCTTCAAGGTGTATGAGCAGATCTGTGCCATGAGGCCTTCTGGGAGCTGGACGTCAGCCGTCCGAACGCACGTACTGTTCAGCCTGGAGGTCGTCAGCCTAG GGCATTATAATGTCACAGTTGAGGCTTTGAACCCAGTCAGCCGGGCCTCATTCCAAACACACATCCTGGTTCAGGATCCCGTTGGAGAGCTGGAGTTGAGCGTTCCATGTGTGATCAGAACAAATCAGAGACAGGCTGTTTTATTTAGAGTCGCAGCTGGATCCAATGTGACCGTCTATCTGCTGGTCAACGCAACATTACTCTACAGAAACAGCAGCTACGCCACAGGAGAGGAGGTTGCGGCGGTTCTGCTTTTCGACCACGTAGGGACGTTTCCGTTTGAGCTCAGAGCCGAGAATCAAGTCTCTTCTCGAAACAAGAGCGTCAAAGTTTGTGTTGAGGAAAACAGGAAGTCGCCGCCACAAGTTACTGTTGATCCAAACTGGGAACCACCCACCAGTCAAGTTCCCAGCCTGGGTGTCAGTGGTAAGTGGA TGTGGATCTATGCAGTAAAGCCGGCTTATCCCACGAACACAGACGTAACCTTCGTGGCTGTGGCTGATGCACCAGAGCCGGTGGAGTTCATGTGGCACTTTGGAGACTCCGTATCAGTCAGAACTACCTCGAGAACTGTCACCAAAAGATACAACAAAGCCAGCAG GTTTGATGTATTTGTGGTGATGTCTGCTGGTCTGGCATCCGTCACCTCTGACCTGCTCCCTCTGGTGGTCCAGAGAGCGGTGAAGCTCAACAGGCTCGTCCACCAGGCCTCGGTGCTGCAGAATCAGACGGTAGCACTGAGCTGCCGGGTCAACGTGGGCACCGACCTCACCTTCCACTGGAGCTTCGGGGACGGTTCATCCAGGCTGGGACAGAGCACGGAGCAGCACATGTTCCACAG AACTGGGGAGTTCAGAGTCGAGGTAACCGCCTCTAACCTGGTCAGCTCCGCCTCTCTGAGCAGTCACATCTTTGTTGTGGAGCGACCGTGTCAGCCTCCACCAGTCAAAAACATGGGTCCTCCCAAACTACAG GTGCGTAGGTATGAAGTTATCCGTCTGGGGGTGACCTACGAGACTGAAATTGACTGCGACACATCAGGAGGCCTTCAGTACACTTGGACTCTGTTGGACTCTGCAGGCCGGAGCGTCCGTCTGcctcgcacagacacacacagacagagtctCACACTGCAGAGCCACCTCCTGCAGTACGACACCTACAGCGCCACAGCCAGG GTCCAGGTCATCGGTAGTGTGGTATATAGTAACTACAGTGTGAGGGTTCAGGTGATGCCGAGCCCTCCTGTGGTTTTTATCCAGGGTGGCACCAATGTCTTCATTAACAGCGGGAACGCCACCGTACTAACCCTGGACGGGCAGAGATCTTACGACCCCGACTTCCCCAAGAACCTGCTCAG CTACAGCTGGACGTGTAAACCACTCAGCTCCATCAGCACCTCCTGTTTCAACCAACACGTTTCCACCTCCTTGCCTGTGCTCACTGTTCCTGCTGGTTTCTTAAAACGTGACTTTGACCAGTTCCAGTTCACGCTCATCGTACGCAGCGGGGAGCGCTCAGCTTCCGCAGAGACCTTCCTCACAGTAAAACCCAATCTGATTGG GAAGTTGTCCGTTTCCTGCCCTCGTTGCCAGGGCGACCAGGTGAACTGGGATCAGTTGTTCTCTGTCGACACCTGGTGTGAAGGCTGTGACGTTTCCCTCGCCCATATCCAATACAGCTGGAGTCTGTTCCTGGTTGACGCCTCCTCCAGACCTGTCATAGAAG TGCCATTTTGTTCCACAATGGATCTCGGTGCTCCCTCCACAATCATCGAGGATCAGACTGCTGAGACGTCCACCCTGCGTCCGTCTGACCGATCACACGACACCCGAACTGATCTCAGGACCCGTAAAATTGGAGCGAGAAGGCGACATCTTGGCCTGACTGACG GAGAGGAGCCCTCATATAATTCCCCAGGAGAGTTTCCCTCTGCCGAGCCTCAGCCCTCCACTGACTACCCGCCACTCACCCTTGACAGCAGCGGAGACCTATATTCAGAGCAGTTTGGCCAAAGCGACATTATCAGTGAATTCCCAGTTGACTCCGACCCCTCTGCTGAGTGGGAGTTTTCTTTTCCGGTCCTGGAGGGTGGTGACATAGAAGATCAAG AGTCAGATTACGACGTTCACTCCCCACATGCAGAGGAAGGAGACCCTGGGAGTTCTGCAGGAAGACCCACAG GTGTGGATGGTGAAACATTCAGTCCAGGAGAAGACGCAGTGTTCGATCCAGCAGAACATGAATCTGAGGGCAGTAATCTGGTGGTTTCCAGACCCTCTGTCCTGATCCAGGAGCCAACTTTACTTGATTTGCCCCGAGACCCAGTGGCCGGAGACGTTTTCAAGTCCTACACTTACACAG GAATTTCCTCCTCAACGCTCAGGGTAAGACCCTTCAGTCTGAGGCCGGGGAGCAGATACATGTTGGAGGTCACAGCCA AATGTCGGAACAGTTTCGTCGGCCGGACTCAGCTGTTCTTGAACACCAAGCCTGCTCCAGAGGGCGTGAAGTGCCAGGTGCAGCCGGTCGGAGGCacagagctacacacacacttcagcatCTTCTGCACGTCAGGGAAAGAg gatcTACTGTATGAGTACAGCTTCAGTGTAGGAGGCAGACCCCGTAGGGTGCTGTACCAGGGGAGAGATTTCCAATACTACTTCAGCCTTCCTGCAGGTGACGCCAGTGATGACTATAAAG TAACTATTTATACTGAAATCCGAAGCAGCACATATGGGACGGCCACTAAACCCTGTCCCGTCAGCGTCAGAGTCCAGCCAAGCTTCCTCAGAGACACATCCTCCCATCAGGACCCTGACCTCGAGCT GTCAGCGGCCGGTCTGAGGAACCTGTCGGCTCTGCTGCAGCTTGGGAACAGTCATGAGGTTCGAAACTACGTCAGTGTTCTCACCACCATCCTGAACAGACTCAGCCTGGACGCCGAGATCAACACAAATGCACAGACACTCATCCGCAATGTGCTCATTTGCACAGTGTGTGAGCTTGAGAGCGGTACAGCggaacag gagtcaatgtttgaCAGCATCTGCACTTTAAAAGACCTTTTACAAGTTTCAAATCAG gTTTCTTTAGCAAGTGTCAGACACGTGACACTTCACATTCAGACCATCTCAGACCTGTTTTTGGAGTCCAGCGCTCCAGTCCGATATCATCTGGACCACGAGACCCTTGACACTCTGCTCGTCCTGCTGTCGTACGTCCTGCAGGCTGCTGTCACAGATCATGGCAACACACCCGAAACACCCAACAAGGGCAATATCACACAGGTACTGGAGTCAGACCCAGTAAATACCATTGCGTCTCCCAGGAGCTGCATACCAGCATCATCCAGTGACCCAATCAGACAGGGAGGATCAATTTCAGCAAAGCAAAGGACACGGCTTGTTGATGATATTCTGCAGACTGCCTCAGACCTGATGCTG AAGTACATTTTCTTGCACAAGGTCCAGCAGCACCGAGTCAGCACAGGCCTCATCTCCTTATACGCTGCCAACCAAAACCAAACCTCCCCGGTCATCAGCAGCGGCTCAACCACCTTCTACCTGCCTCCTTCTCTGATCCAGCTTTTGTTTGTGCATGgcagtggagcagcagagagcacGCAGCAGGAACCATGCATGATCAGCGTGTTGACCACGCTCAGCCTCAACCCTTATA cctctggtGATTTACAGCTCACTGGACCAGTGGTTGACTTGAGTCTGTACAAGTGCAGCGGGAGGAGAAAGATCCCTGTCCGTTCCctcaatcagccaatcagcatcGAGCTACAGCATCCACCAAGAAAC AAGAGCTCCGGGCGTGAGTACGTCCTCCTCCGCAGCCAGGTCAACTACCACAGCTTCAACATCACCAGGGAACATCTGCAGAAGGTCATCCAGCTGAGCGTGGCGTTCACGCCACCGCCAGACAGAGTGTTTCCCATCATGCTGCTCTTCAG GATGTTCGAGAGGCcgactcccagcatgcaccacCTGCACAGGACTCATCAGTGGGAGAGCAACAACATACGTATCACTCTGCCCTCGTCCTACCTCAACG CTGCAGGGGTCGGTCacctggctctgctgaatgctCATTTTGGGAAAGAGCGAAGACACAAGCAGCTGAGTGAAGAGATCAGCTACAGTCTCACTGTGGTCAGCAGTCAATGTTTGACCTGGgatggccaccagggggcctgGACACATCTGGGCTGCAGGACACAGCAAGAAGACACAACAGCTGCTGTCAACTGCAG TTGTCACCAGTTGAGGCCTCTGACCGTGGTGCAGCACCAGATCCAGACCAGACATGACACAGCTGATCTGGACCCGTTCCTAAG TGTGTCCCGAGATCTGACTGTGCTGGTCGTcatggtgctgtgtgtgtgcctgtacaTCCCCGGGCTGGTGGCGTGTAAGAGAGCTGACGGCGTCTCAGAGAAGAATGGAAGAGTCCATTATCTTTCTGACAACTCTCCATTGGACCCACATCTTTATGCTGTAACCATCCACACTGGTGTCTGCTCTGCAGCCAGTATGAGCGCCAAG GTGTACATGAAGCTTTACGGTGAAGATGGGAGCTCATACACAAGAGAATTACAAGTCCCAGGATGCACTCTGTTCAGGAGAAACTCTAAGGACACATTTATACTTAG TGCAGCAGACAGCCTGGGCTCCGTGCGGAGGCTTCACATCTGGCATGACGGCTCTGGACCTTCCCCGGACTGGTACCTCAAACATGTGGAGGTATCTGAG GTGACCAGTGAGCACGTGAAAGGACGCGTGTGGCTCTTTGTGGGTCAGTGCTGGTTGGCCGTGAACAAAGGTGATGGCCAGGTGGAGAGAACGCTGTGTGTTTGCACCCACGGAATAGGCTTTGCTAAG ATGTTGTGCTTTAAATTATCCGACTTCTTGGCCGACTTCCACATCTGGATTTCAGTGTACTGCTGCCCCTGCCCTAGCTTTTTCACCCACACTCAaagactcagtgtgtgtctgctgctgctgttggggTATGCATGTGTCAACGCACTCATCATAACTCAAATAGACGAACAG CTACTGATGGAGTTGGGTATTCTCGATGTATCCGCCGTCTCTGTGACAACAGGACTGCTGAGTTTGGTGGCAGTGTTGCCAGGAGCAACAATGATATCTTTTCTGTTTCGACTGCATGAGGTCAAGCTGACAAGGTCAGGAGTCCAACATGCAAAAGGCAGAAAGACTGAGAATGCTGACCTTAAAG ATGCTCTCCCACCAAATCACAGTGGGTTCCATCCCTCCTGGAGCCGTCTGCAGCGGTGGATGCAAGAAACCTGGAGGAAGAAATACCAG ggaacaaACTTGCTCCCAGTGTCCAATGCGATGCTTGAAAATAAAGAACCTGAAAACCAACCAGATGTGATGGTAAGAAAGGAGGATGGTCCGGCAGTTGAGAGCAGCGTGGGACTAGCGATTTGGAATTTGTCGCTGATTTCAAAAGGGGATAATGATGATCGAGCTACTCTGGGAAAAGAAATTCATCTTTCAAGTGAAAGTAGCAAGTTTTGTGGAACCCAGAAAGATGTTTTGTCTGTATGTATGAGAGAGGAAGAtcaagacaagaagaagaaagaagatcCTCAAGGAAACCGTTTCCATGTAATGAACAAACTGAACAGAAGAAAAGTTGGACGAGGGTCCCGGTGGTGTCAATCATTGGCCTGGaccctctgtctgctgctgtccCTCTCCTGCCTGGTGCTCTCTGCGGTGCTGGGAATGAG attcagcagcagcaaggTTCTGCTTTGGATCCACTCCCTATTTTTCTCCCTGGTTTCTTGCATCTTCTTCATCCAGCCGGCCGCG atACTCACCGTAGCAGTGATCGTCTCCTTTCGGTACAGAAACAGAACCGACTTCCATACTTTCTCCGAAATTAAAGAGTTTGAGATTCAACTGTGCAGCCACGGTGGTGCTAATCGACCAGAGGAGCAGTTCAGACCTCCTGCTTTCCCTCAGGACACAAGCTCATACCTCGACAAG CTGCTTGCTGCTCGTCAGCGAGCTCGCTACCTGCGTCTTGTGCGGCCGCCGGCTCAAGCAGAGCTGAGGAGAAGTcgtgggaggagaagaagagagactcTCATCCATGAcactctcag GGATTTGTGCATCTGTGTCTCCATGATCGCCCTGATGCTGTGTGTAACATATGGCAGCTCATTCAGTCACCATCATCACCTCAATAAAGCTGTCAGGAAACAGTTTATacg GAATGATGATAATGACTTTATGTCCATaaaaacacatgaggactggtggAAGTGGACAGAGACCAGTCTCCTCAATCTGCTGTACAAGAATGCATCAACAAGATCTGAG CAGTCACACATCCTGATGGGAGAGCCAATCCTGTGGAAGTCAGAGGCATCGAGCTTGTTCCAGGAGAAG GTTCCCAGTGCGACTTTTATACCAGGACTTCTTCGCTCATTCTTCTCAAGGAGCGGAGCATCCACTTACCCTCACTCCATTGTCATGGTTCCCACGGCAACGGCCCAGGAGACATGCGGTCGCCTGGGCTGCTACTCGGGGTCGAGTACTACAATTGGCTTAGGTCACACGAA gtcGGAGGCCACATCCAAACTGAATCTCCTGCAATCAGGCGGCTGGTTGGGCAGACGGACGGTGGCCCTGAAGGTCCAGTTCACCTTGTACAGCCCTGCACCCAACTTGTTCACCAGTGTGACCCTGCTCACTGAGCAGAGCTGCACCAGTGTCCTGGTGCCCTCTGCTAAAGTGCAGTCTGTCAGGGTGTACCACACTCCTGCTGTGTGGGACTATGTTGTTATGGTGTGCCAG ctcatCTTCCTTCTTCTGTCTCTACTGCAACTCTGTCTTCAAGTGTGCGCCGTGAGGCAGCAAGGGCTGATGGGATACTGGAGGAGACCCTGCAACTGGCTAGAA cTCACTCTCCTGATAGTGACCCTCGTGTATTATGTTTATTACATCTATCACTCCGTCATCATCCTGgaggctgtggagctgctgcagagacacagaggacatgTGGATGTCAGCTTCCTGGCTTCTTGGGAACAA GACGTTCGTGCTCTGCGTGGCGTTACACTTTTCCTTCTCACCCTGAAGTGTCTGACTGTGCTGAGTGTGAGCAGGACCTTGGCTTCCTCTGCTGCACTGCTCACTCGTTCACtctccagcctcctctggcCAACg GTTTCAGGTCTGATCCTGTTGGTGGCGCTGTCCTGTGCTGGGAATCTTCTGTTTGCACAAAGCCACTGGGCTTTCAGCTCCATTCCTCGCTCCCTtcagactctgctctgtcactTCTGGGCCCTCAGACCCACCAGGAGCCTCCATCGCCTTCTCTCTGGACGAGACTTCCTGTACAGTGGAGCTATCTATCTGTCCTCCACTGTGATGTGGACAGCAGTG GTTCTTGGTTTGGTGTCCGCCTTGGTCAGAGTTGCCAAAAGATCTCAGAGCAGGCGGGACGTCTTCACTGCTGCAGAATTAGCCCGCTACCTGAGACGGAGGATTTCTGAGGTCACTGGGCAGCGTGAACTCAAATGGATTGATGACCACGTGGAGAGCAGA ACTTACTACCTTGAAGAGTTTGAGAGCCTGGTGGACGAGCTGCTGTTCCGACTCAACGCTCTCTCCAACTGCCTGCACCACACGCTTCCTCCGAAACACCATCAGGACGCGGTGGAGCAGAGTCCCCTACAGGAACCCTCCAACACACAG GACTTTGTGAGAAGACTTGTGGCACAAGAAACAATCAG GTCCAAGCTTGAGATGCTGCAGCGAGGAGGCCAATGGAGAAATGATCACTCCTCAGACATTGTTTTACCATTTGATAATCTGCAGAAAACTGGAGAAAGTCTTGAAGAAAATCTAAATGAGAGAAAGCTACAGACTTTTTCAAGGGGACAAAACTGCCTGTCCCTCCCAGATTCGACATCACTCATCAGGATATGGACAGAAGATGATCTGGAGAAGCAAGCACAGAGTAAAACTCGGGCGACCCACacagaggtggtggtggaggttcTGGTGCACGAGGAGCCTGGAAGTTCAGAGGCAGAAAAACAGGAAGGTGTAGCAGGTTTTCAGGCTCAGACACTGCGAAGTAATTCAAATTATTAA